The region atgttgactggaatactcctttcaaattccaaagatgtcaggggtaaaatacagctagcgaaaggctatttacaatttgtacagaaactagatggcagttataagagtcgaggggcgtgaaagggaagcagcggttgggaagggagtgagacaggtttgtagccaatgttattcaatctgtatattgagcaagcagtaaaggaaacaaaagaaatgttcgaaataggtattaatatccatggagaagaaataaaatcgtttaggtttgccgatgacattgtaattctgtcagagacagcgaacgacttggaagagcagttgaacggaatggacagtgtcttgaaaggagggtataagatgaacatcaacaaaagcaaaacaaggataatggaatgtagtcagattaagtcgggtgatgctgagggaattagattaggaaatgggacacttaaagtggtaaaggagtttttctatttggggagcaaaataactgatgatggtcgaagtagagaggatataaaatgtagactggcaatggcaaggaaagtgtttctcaagaagagaaatttgttaacatcgagtatagatttaagtgtcaggaagtcgtttctgaaagtatttgtattgaatgtagccatgtatggaagtgaaacatggacgataaatagtttggacaagaagagaatagaagcttttgaaatgtggtgctacagaagaatgctgaagattagatgggtagatcaattaactaatgacgaggttttgaatagaattggggcgaagaggagtttgtggcacaacttgacaagaagaagggaccggttggtaggacatgttctgaggcgtgaaggactcacaaatttagcattggagggcagcgtggagggtaaaaatcgtagagggagaccaagagatgaatacacttagcagattcagaaggatgtaggttgcagtaagtactgggagatgaagaagcttgcacaggatagagtagcatggagagctgcatcaaaccagtctcaggactgaagacaacaacaaacaacaacaactttaGGTAGATACCATTTTAAAATTTCTGCTGTAGTATAGTCTTTTACACTCACTTCATAAGGTTTTAAtatcttcttcaatttctttgatagCTGGTGGTAAATCTTCTTCAAGGTTTTCATAGGTGTTTTATTATACACGCGTATGAACTGATACTTGGCAATTATAAAGctgatcaaaatattttgcaagtacTTCGAAATTTCTAGTGTCATGTGAGCCAAATCGGTGAAACTCGTGCCATGTCTATTATTAAATCCTTCTCTCCTCtccaaacatataacataaaatggCCCCTTTAGAAGATTATAACAGGTCACTAACAGGAAACACATTCCTGCTAAATTTCCTTGTATATTTGCTTATTTTACCGTCATCTACCCTACAGCTATTTGACCTACAAGGGTAGCAATTATAACTAATTTGAATATATTAGCTTAACATGTATAAATTGAACTGTTTATATGTATTTATATCTTGTAGCTAATAGTtaattattttgagaaataaaatgATATTAAAAGAAAGATTGATAACAGAATGAGTAGAACAACAGTTTACATGAATAGAACTTCAGTCTGAGTTTATCGTAGCATGGATGACTGTCATTTCAGCACTTTATTTGTAGTTATCGTGGAGAAAGAGCAACAAAACACGTTTTCGTCCACTTTATTTGCATACTACCATGCATTCGAAGAGAAATAGCGTAATTCTATTGCGATTTCCATCTCGCATGCGAAGAGAAAAAGCATTATGTTTTAGActcgcattcaaaaagaaacgacaaAATTTTAGTGCAGTATTTGCAGTATGATGTAGCAAACTAGCACATAACAACCAGCCATCACTGCATGGTAGCGACAATCGTAGAGGCTGCATTGAACTTGGGCCAAGAGCTGTGGTTCTGACAACTAACTATCTCCCCATCAAGTGTTATTACTCTATGGTTACGACGCCCAGTGTGTTTGACATCATTTAAAGTTAGGGTGAGTATATTTAGAATTTCTCGCCAGTTTGAACTCAGGACAAGTAATATTAtgaattttcctgtaattttcaaCTTAGGAATAGCTAACTCCTGAGTTTAAACTGTGATGTGAAACTGGTGAgagaggaatgggggggggggggattatctaAACCTTAACGCCAGAGAGAGATTATTTAAACAAATCGCTAGTAGACTTAAGATAAGTTACAACCAAATTTAAGGTGAAATTGTTTAATGCCTGATCTCGCAGGGGAGCTGTTTACATGTAGCACTAGTCATTAATTAGGAAAGCGGTATGCGTGACATCAGGGAATTTCAACTGAAATAACACAATGCTCTACGAGATATAtgttgtccattttcaatttcctgCCAAATTTAAACTTAGGATGGTGCCTGTTTCATTGGTGACATCAGAGGGGGAAAATTAGGATTTCTATAAGTGACTGGCGTGCTATAAACAGCCTCTACGTGACTGAGCACTCTTCAGGAAACATCCCGTCTTTTGTCAACTGTCAAGCTTGGAGAAACAAAAATCCTTCATCTCATGTGAGTGAAGTCATGGGAAAATTTCTCACGCCACTATTCCCATGACAAAACCACAGGAAAATGacggctgcaatccttctttgagTTGGTGCGGCTGACCATCTTATCAGCATTCGATACTGGTACGTAGTTATCGCGGAGAATACGCTAAAAACATGTTTCCTCTGTTTTATCTACATACCAGCACGCATTCACAAGAAAACAGTGGACTGTTATATTTTTGGTCCGCAGTTAGAAAAACGGAGACTGCTCGTAGAGACAAGTGTCATTTGACGTTCTTCGGTGCAGCACATAATGCATGCAACTTGTCAACTACCGCTACACATATCTGTTTTCTTCCAAAATTTGAATGGGTATGAGGCTCATTTCGTAGTTGGACACTTGGCTGATTTCGGCTTGAAAAGTGATTGAGTCAAGGTCCTGCTTGAGAGTACTGAAAAACTCACATCTCATTCAGCTGAATCACCAACAACATTACATTCCGCTTCCTGGATTCCCTGTGGTTCACGGACACACCACTTCAAAATTTTTCGATGGAGAGACGCAACGAAACCACACCGCCCAACACATCGGCTTGCACCAGTAATCTTACAGGCAATGGCATAATGGATGCAGAATATAGGCATGCAGTCAATTTTTGGGAATAGTTCAAAATCCTTCATTTAGGGTAGTAAGCAAGACTTACTTGGACCTGGACTTCctattgttttcaaatattttggagaaattCCAGGGTGGGTGCATGAGCACATACATGTTGGACCCTACCCCCTATTACACTGCGCcaaagctttcgtgggacaccatggCGAAAAAGACACATGTCAACATCGACCTATTGACCAATGTCGACATGCTGCTCTTTTTCAAACGCGGAACCTGGTGACAACTTCGGCAATGTTTACATGGACACGCCAATACAAGAATGTGCAAATGACTAAGGAACTCAACACATCCGACAATTCGAATTACATCCTGCACACGAATGGAAACAACTTATGCAGATGCATCATACAACAGTCACTGCCAGCTGGCCACGCTGGGTAGCCGAGTGGTCTACAGCGCCATCTGACGGTTCGCGGGGCtctccgcgtcggaggttcgagtccaacgCCCGGACATGGATGTGAATGTTGTACTTATCGTAAGTTAGATTACGTTATATTaagcaatgtgtaagcttagggaccgatgacctctgcagtttggtcccatagtacttaccacaaatttccaattttcattgCCGTTTGAAAGGTTTCGATGGTTGTCTGCTGACTAAATCATTGAATTAGGTGAAATCAAGAATGTGGTAGTGGACTGTGATGTAGAATATGTTGTTGAGGTAGAATCATCATATCCCAAAAGCCCACATGATGCACACAGGGATTTTTCGCTGGGTCCAGAGCGACTAGTTACGAGCAGTAGCtctgtggttcaaaaaatggctctgagcgctatgggactcaactgatgtggtcattagtcccctagaacttagaactacttaaacctaactaacctaaggacaacacacacatgcatgcccgaggcaggattcgaacctgcgaccgtagcagtcgcacggttccggactgcgcgcctagaaccgcgagaccaccgcggccggcagtagctcTGTGCCCGAGATGATAACAACGCAGGGGGATGAACAGAGAAACGTCCAGCAATGCATCAATTTGTTTGTGAATCTGATTAAGTCGCCCAAAATATCTCCTTTATGCAGTCACACTGGTTGAAGGACTATATtttaaccactgtgaaaatcaaatagTTTATTGTTGGAAGAGGAGTAATGGCGCAAGGGATTACATCACCAGCCCAAATTTTGGAGCTGCCTGAGATTATGACATGATTTACAAAACCTGTTCATCTTGCTATATGTGTATTTGACCTACCTACACTCCAAATGTGCCACTTTCTCTACGAAATGTGAAAACTCATTTTGCAGACCCTTAATCACGTTACGTAGGTACAGGGACGCTCATTTATTGGGTGAATGGTTGCAATCCATTATAAGTAATAAGGTGCCATGATGACAGATTCGATATGCCTGTAAtcactattaatattattatatatTTCGATATAATCTTACCGTTTGCAAGCATTATGCCATTAGGATTATCAGCCTAATGAAGGACGTGACGGGCACACTGATAGTGAAAGTAATGGTTTTTGGGTCGTAAATCAATGTGTACCATACAGATAGGTCCCTCCCTAAGTCAGGCAATTGGTCTGCATCGTGGGACCTCAATGGCTCTAGGAACTGATGATTATAAGTGCCTGCTCTCTATAATTGGTTTAACTCCCCCTCAATCTTCACATATGGTGAACCATACGAGTATTTCATCACAGGACCATGTGGTGCACACACTGTATTGCAAATGAAAATCGCTCTCTCATGCCACGCCAACAAACCGTTCATTTGTGAGGATGGAATCGAGAAATTCCTGTACTCACACTGTTCACATAGGAGACAGTAAGAGTGTGGATGTAGTTTTTTGTAAAAATTATATATGTATGTGAGTGTAGAGGATATGGTGTGAACTGTTTGTCATATTGTAAATAGATGTGTGACTGAGTTGATTGCACACTATGTGAATATACGTTGAATATATGTACTATGTGCACATCTGAATTGATTGCACACTGTATGGGTGTGCATATGCCGCGCGGGCACGCTCACgcgcatgtctgtgtgtgtgtgtgtgtgtgtgtgtgtgtgtgtgtgtgtctgttttatatGGTTTCTTTACATTCTGATAGTCATCTCTGCCAGTATTACTACTATATCTCATTCTCCATGGAAATAAAGCCCTTTATTAACCAATGGTATCAAAGAAGGAATGGCAACATTACAATAGCTCCACTAAAGAATgataaaagtattaaaaaaaaaagtgtctccAAAAACGAGGATGCGAAAGGAGAATCTGCGTATACACGTAAGTTTCTTGTCATTATTACTCAATTGTCTCAGAACTTATTGCTACCAAATACTTATAgtaaaagatgttaaaaaagtttatttatatacACTGTACCTCGTACATTGTAACCAAGAACATTCAACCTTTTTCCTTGTTATAACTTACAAACCATACCTTCAGAcctaaaactcaatctcactggcACGTAAATGTAAAAAGCAGTTCTACTGAATAAAAAGTACATAAATTTAAGACACATGTCGTATGTTTGTGCAGGGCAGAAGTGCTGATAACATGAGTTatagaatacaaatgacgaaactcACACAGTTAAGCCAAAGAGagaagggggaaggaagaggaagagtgAGGGAAGGAGGAAAACTGTGAAACCCTTAACCTGGATTGGAGGATAAATTTGGCAACCCTACGGGCAGTACTCATTCCTACAGCCAATAAAAACTCTCATTTCTGGATTTTCAGTCACTTTTCAGCAAATTGCCTTAGTAGGAGTAAGGGGAAGAGGAGAGGTGACTTTGACCCTTGACCATTGAAGAGATAAGGCAGTAATTCAGACTGCACTGCAACTGATACTGTCCAGGTATTAAGAACCACGAATAACATAGTGAATACATTATCATAGCCAAAATAGATACATAGTCAAAATTTggaacagtaatacaagtttatatacgTACTATCTCTGTAAATGCTGAAGAGTTCGAAAAAATTTACTAGTTGTGGGGTACTGAATTTCAatagtaggaaaggaagagaaggaaaactataAGGAGAGCCTAGACTGGGAGAAATGAATGAAAGGGCAacccgcctagcagaattttgcataCATCATAGCGAAGAAAGAAGGTTGTAgaggtggaagagacctggaggaaACGGAAGGCTTTGGGCAGATTACGTACCGCAAAGTAGTGCGACGCTGATATTaaactgcaaagtatttcaacggGCAGCTGTGGACTCCAATTTATTGGTTACTAACTGCAGGTTAAAACCGAAGAAAACATACAGACGAAGGAAATTAAAGGTAACTTACAAAAGGCGAACATAACCACGAATTCCTAAGAGAGCGTTAGGAAACGATTGACTGAAGCAGGCGAAAGGAGTACTACAACAgctgaatgggtagcttcgagaaatGAAACAATGAAAGCATCAGTGTATCAAATGGGCAAAAAGACAAGACTCGGTAGAAATAGTGACTTTAACTAGCGATAGAAGACGTGCGTGCTGACGACGTTATTACGAAACgattccaaacaggaccaacgtgctcttATTCTTTTCTGGACTCCGGAAGGACAAATATCGGTAGACGGCTGTCGGAGAACGAGAATGTTTATGGGGCAGCTTGAATGTCGAAAACCACTTCTGAGCAAAGATGGGCCAGCGGATGTTGCTGCTTTATGATGACGCACATCTCGTTATAGCAAATGTCGTAATGCGTAAATTGCTACAATTTCATCTGGAGACACTCGAACATCCATCCTATAGTTCTGATCCCTCCCCATACGATTATCACAGTTTTGGTCCCttgaaaaaggccttgaaggatctAAGATTTCTatcagacgaggatgtgcagcacacAGCTACGAACTATTTCATGTAGAAGGAAACGACGTTATATCAAACGTTTATCTCCAACCTGTTGTGTTGGTGGAataattgcctcaatgctcatggtgattttgcctgattggaaaATCGATTctcgactgtacggccttcgaaaggaaactttcTGAATGCCCCTTGTAGTGGATACTTTCTGCACAGAAAATTTATTCAAAGATTATGGCGCTTAACTGGAATTTCGTAGGAAACAAAGGCATGGATCCATGTCTGGCAATGTTAATTTGGATTTCCCTAATCAAATTAAGGCTAATATGAGAGTTGTGTCTTTGTAAATGTTTTAGTGAATTTCCTGCCCATGGTTCAGCAGTCCACACTTTCACTCCCATCTCTGATGACATTGTGCTCAACAGTAAGTTGCTTTCTGCCagccggcggaagtggccgagcggttctaggcgctacaggctggattcgcgcgactgctacggtcgcaggttcgaaccctgcctcggtcacggatgtgtgtgatgtccttaagttagttaggtttaagtagttctaagtactaggggactgatgacctcagaagttaagtcccatagtgctcagagctatttgaaccattttgcttcctGCATTACTTCCATAAGGACTACCACACTATTACGTTGATTGTTTACGAGACCCGATGCAAGAGTTTCGTAAGCACCTTAGTTGTAGATATACATCTGTTTCCAAGTATCCAAATACCTTGTCAACATTTGCCTGACCTGCAGATGAGTCATAAACTCAAGTGCATTTTTACGGAGGGTGAAGTGCACTACTCTACAGTCACCGTCATTGTGTGTTAGCTTCCGCTCGTGACAAGAGCTCACTGTATTTCACGATAACGCTCTTCGGATAATACTTCATCATGTTTGGTCGATAGAAGCCAGCAGATGAAAAATTTTGTTCTAATACAATCTCTTTGACTTTAGAAATTGTAAAGGAACCGGAGACGCAGTTCTCATGTTGCGGTTGCTAATGGAAGCAAAACCAAAAATAATAGTTGAGACAAGTTCATAGGGACTTTTAGACCTGGCAAGAGCGTTCGTTGGTGTCAAATGGTATAAGTTGTTGgaacttctgagaaaaatagaggtaatctTTAGGGAAATATTGGTAACACAcaatatctacaagagccaagagagagcaATACCAGGAATACCGAGAACAAAGTGCTTatataaaaagtgtgtaagacggggatgtagtttTTCGCTCCTGCTGTCCAATGTATTCATCGAAGAAGAAATAACGGGAAAAAAGGAAGGTTCAagtgtagaattaaaatacaaggtgaaagaatattagtgataaaatttgctgatgacattgttatccttagcgaaagtgaggaagaattactggATTTGATGAAGAGGAATGAACAAttcgatgagtacagaatatacattgagagtaaactgaagaaagacgaaggtaaagagaggtaacagaaatgagaacagcaatgaGCTtaaaatcttaacatcaggattggtgatcacgaagtagacgaatttaaggaattatgctacccggGCTGCAAATAATCCATGATAGAttgagcaatgaggacatcaaaagcataccagcactggcaaaaagggcattcgtgggCAGGAGAAGTCTTCTAATATGAAACGTAAACCATAATTTGGCGAAATAATTTCTCAAAATGTAAATTTGGGGCACAGCgtcgtgtggtagtgaaacatggtcagtgggaaaaccggaacagaagagaatcgaagcatttcaaatGTAGTGCcagagaagaacgttgaaaattagatggactgataaggtaaggaatgaggatgttctgcacAGAATCCCACAGGAAAGGAGTATTTGgagaacactggcaagaagaaggaacaggcggTAGGACATCTTTTAACGTATCTCGGAATATCCTCCATGTTACTACACTGAACTAtcgatggtaaaaactgtagaggaaaacagagattcgaatacgttcggcaaataactgaagacgtaggttgcaagtgaacctttgagatgaagaggttggcacaatagAGCAATTGAAggcgagctgcataaaaccaggcagaagactgaagagtcacaaatttttagaaaataaaaataaaaatagactaTACTGTTTCGCAGGGCATCAAGCATAGTCGTGTATTGTTTAGACCAACTTCACTGTGCTTATCCAGTTCTGTGCGAAACATATTACTCAAATTATTGAACGTACCTGAGGATTTTCTGGTGACTCTCAATGCATTGActcaagttttcatacattttatcACTGCAACTATTCTCCGTCTGATCTGCCACGCAACTGATTCCTTTTTCTAGCTTTACTTCAGGGTCCTCAGGTTTGAGACTGGCAATGCGGATTGTGAGAATCTGCAGCTGCGCAGCTGTGAGGATCATGATGCTAACGAACAGTAAGTCCACACTGTTGCTGATCTGCGTGGTCCACGCCCCTATCACGCACTGTACGACGTACAATAGCTCGTAGAAGTTTGTGTTGTTGTCCCAGCCGTGCTGTGCGAATGGCAGGCGCCGTTCGTCTGCACGCGCAATTAGAGGCATCGGGAACCACACAGGGTACTGCGAGAACATTAGGAGCAGCAGTCCCACGGTGAGACGGGAGGCACGCCTTTGCGAGCCCTGCCTAATGTCAGCCAAGGCAGGGTCTGCCGAACAGAATTCACTTTGCAGAGACATCAGCACCTCCACGCTTCGAGCCAGCGCGTAGTACTGTCTGCGATTGCACATGAAGAAGGCCATCTTGACAGTGCCGCAGCCGATGCTGAAGGTGCTGATGAATACCATCGTCGACTCATCCATGTCTCGCCAACAGAAGTAGAGGGCCAGTGTACTCTCTATAGCGTTCCAGACGCCAAGCACGATCCCCAAAGCTCCGTACACTTCAAATATCCAGGAACCAGGTAGTGGCCACacaccacacaaccaaagatggCGGATGTTGAGCTTGAGGACTGATTGCCCACTATCCGCCCAGGACAGAGGCATTTCCATGTTTTCTGGTATTTCTCTCGCCATCTACTTTGTCTAGTCCTGCTGATTACTATCGTTTCTATACTAGGACGATTAAATTAGGCGAACGTCTGAGAGCTACTCAGAGCCGCTCACCCTCTTTACAGCCACTGACACTGCAGTGACATTGCATATACATAAATGTCACCGCATCAAGTAACCGCCTTGTTAATGAATTCTAAGTTATAGAACAGTGCTGAACATGGTAGTTCATTATGTAGTGTTTGATACATTTAGTCAAGACTGACTTACATAATGTAATCAATGTAGCACGACATTGGATGAAAATGAAAGTAGTCTCATCGTCTGACTCTACATAACAGAAACTGATCGATCATCACAATTAGAAGTAACGAGTCTCTCTCCGTCTCCCTCTTTGTCTGTCGCCGGACATACTGTCCGAGTACGAAAGGGACATAGGTGCACTTATATGAAATATGTACCGgaaattcagttttcaaatattcgttttatacatttttgaaacagtgtaaggagcttaaacattggacgattgaacagaggaaaaacgttttgtggagtgacgaatcacggtacgtaaTGTAACGAtcagatggtagggtgtgggtatgtcgaatgccaggtgaacggcatctgccagcttgtgtagtgccaacagtaaaattcggaggcggtagcgtTTTTCACGGAAGGAGCTTGCactcctttttgttttgcgtggctctttcacagcacaggcctacattgatgtctcaggcaacttcttgcttcccactgttgaagagcaattcggggattcatctttcaacacgatcggtcgCCTGTTTATAACACAtggtctgtggcggagtgcttacacggcaataacatctctgtaatggactggtctgcacacagtcctgacctaaaTTCTATAtaatatctttgggatgttttcgagCGCGTGACCTCACCGACaggcatcgatacatctcctcagtgcagcactgcgagaagaatgggctgtcattccccaagaaacctttcagcgaacgtgtgcctgtgagagtggaagctgtcatcaaggctacggggtggccaacaccaaattgaattccagcattaccgatggagggcgccacgaacttgtaagtcattttcagtcagatgtccggacactttttatcacatagtgtacgtacatGAGGGGGAGACTGATCGCAGTTGTCAATTGTTATTTAACAATTAAACTGAGGCTTATTTATCTTTTGGACTTGCAGCTCTTCTATTTTTTTCGTGTTTACAGTTACAATTATTGGGTGTAggttccgccttttatgcaaaaccACTTTTTCTTCTCTtgatacccaaacatgtttcggcacctctgtgccatcatcagtggattttatTTGCtcgaaactgtaaaaagtgaacgtGTTTTAGGTTGCAGCTGATCTAACAAAGTGAGACCTAAAGGCAGTTTTTGTTTGTCTTTTATTCTTTCCGTGATTTTACAGTAGCCTAtctggttttgcaggaccatctgtatggtctcctgcactgatagcttgtcatctgtaaaTAAATGATGTAAATGTGAAGTCTTTCAGTGAGCTAACACATCCTTTGATTTTTTAACTCAAAAAATTCACTTTTACGTCATTTGGATTGCAAATGACAAGTTATCAGTGCAGGTCACCATACTGATGGTCCTGCAATACCATATAACGTAAAATCACGATAAGAACGAAAATGAACAAAAACTGTCTTTAGACCTTACTTCGTTAGATCAGTTGCATCCTAAAATATGCTTACTTTTCAcaatttcaataaacaaaacccattgatgatggcacagaggtgacgAAACATATTTGGCTACGAAGAGGCATAAAAGGCGAAACATATATCCAATAATTAGAGCTGGGGTCATAAATAGATCACATTATGATCATTTTAATTTGAATTTCGCTCACAGGATGATCCTGAAATTTAAGCAGGCCTTTCAGCAGTTACGTTAAAAGCAACTGGTAGAACATCGTGTGATATCACACAACTCCAATGTTGTGGCACTGCGTAATTAGTTCAATTTCGATCTTTGAGGTGGATTTATATATTCGTTACGTTTTCGTTCCGATGGTTTTGTGGCTAATTAATGGTTCACTTGAACAAAATATATAAAGGACAATGAAAAAAATTTCCATTCAATGGTCGTATAGTTCAGGCTCGAtttgccagtcaggcaaaatcgcccTGAGCACTGCGGCAATCAACTCAACGTTGCACAGGGTGAAGATTCCCGCTTGGTGAAACACGTTTCCTACTGCTTAAAGAAGTCAGTAACCACCTGCTGCCCATCATCGTCCACCATGCAACATCGCTCCTTCATTTATTAAGAGACCGAAccgtgataatcacatggggagagttCGCGACTACAGTGTGGATGCCCGAGAGTCCCCCTCTTGCGCTGGCTAAGTACTatgttacaacatttgcaatatagtGACGTACACGGAACTTGGCGCATCATTCCaagacggtggttttcgacagacttgctgccccatacacattcgtcATACTCCGATGGATGTCTGCCGGTGCTCTTATCCCGTTTGGGGGCATTTGATAATAAGGTTGCCATAATTCATGTTTCTGGGTTTACCGCATGCTCTCGTAAAagcatgaatacaacactcatcccTCATctacatgtcgatgcttatacACCGGAATCGGAGTCACTCTATTTTCAATATTCGCTGCCGCAAAGTCTTCTAATCGAATCTTTTTGATCGTTCCTTATATCTTTTCTGAAGAGTCCCTTTCACCTGTCGCTGACAAATGGAAATGTTTTCACTTGCTCGGTACAATTTTGTAGAGAGCGCGTAAACATCTCGAAGACGCTCACCTCTGTAATTTGACTGTAACACCAAATTATTAATAGTCTTTATAACATGGTTCATCTACATCACTAAGCAGCCAAGTCttatataaatataatttttaagtaAAGTAATAGGACAAAGACTTATGGGAACAGATGTACTATAATTAGAAGCATATCATCGAAAATTTTATTATGGACAAGCAACAAAATCAAAAACCGTGGAAGAAGGTACGATTCTATTGGAAACTTTTATCGGAAAATTCGTAGTCCCTAAGTAAGGCTGTAATGCATAACAGAACGGTTATTAGCCACTAAAGATGAATAACGCACCAATCTCAATCTGCACA is a window of Schistocerca gregaria isolate iqSchGreg1 chromosome 8, iqSchGreg1.2, whole genome shotgun sequence DNA encoding:
- the LOC126284965 gene encoding odorant receptor Or2-like, which codes for MAREIPENMEMPLSWADSGQSVLKLNIRHLWLCGVWPLPGSWIFEVYGALGIVLGVWNAIESTLALYFCWRDMDESTMVFISTFSIGCGTVKMAFFMCNRRQYYALARSVEVLMSLQSEFCSADPALADIRQGSQRRASRLTVGLLLLMFSQYPVWFPMPLIARADERRLPFAQHGWDNNTNFYELLYVVQCVIGAWTTQISNSVDLLFVSIMILTAAQLQILTIRIASLKPEDPEVKLEKGISCVADQTENSCSDKMYENLSQCIESHQKILRFVKHLEKTMSSIVMTQFSFSVLVTCVSLFQATYSTELGSVLKCICFLPVPAGQIYLYCWSAHNVTQQAEAVTLAAYSCSWLKASHRFKRALRILMSRAQKPLVLTAAHLYPMNREAFVSLVNASYSYYALLGQMTK